The sequence TTAATTTTGCCCCGGCGGTGGCCGAAGCCTTTTACCAGAAGATTCCTTTGATCGTGGTGACTGCGGACCGGCCCGCTTACTGGATTGATCAGCTGGAAAATCAGTGCATCGATCAAACGGAGTTGTACCGAAATTTTATCAAGCAATCGTGTTCACTGCCCCTGGATGAGTCTGATTGCCGGCTGTGGTCTGCAGCGTGTCTGATCAACGAGATACTTAATACGGCTTTGTCTGATGCGCCGGGACCTGTACATATAAATTTCCCCCTTGAAGAGCCTTTGCACCGGACCGTGGATGCGCAACTGCCTGATGTTAAAGTGATTGAGGATGCGCAGGCACGGATAAATCTTGACGAAACGGCTTTGACCGCGGTGGCCCAAGAGCTCGGCCGGGCAGATAAAATACTTGTACTGGCAGGCCAGTCCCCCGGCAACGCAGAACTTAACCGTGCACTGACCCTGTTTGCGGAAAAAACCGGTGCCGTGGTTGCCGCCGAGCACCTGGCCAATCTGCAGATACCTTCCGGTTGTTGCTGTGCCTTTCCGGAACTGGTGCTTGGGTCCATATCCTCTGGCGATGCAGCCGTTTTTCAGCCTGATCTGCTGATTACCTTTGGCAGGCACTTTGTCTCCAAGCGTATCCGGCAATTTTTAAGAGCCTATAAACCACACAAGCATATTCATGTGGATGCCGGCGGCGGGCATATGGACACCTACCAGGCATTGACCAGGGTTTGTGCCATGTCCCCGGAACTGTTTTTTGAACAATTGGCCGGTATGCAGATCCCCAAGGCGTCGGAAGATTATGCCGGGATCTGGAAAACTCGGGAACATGAGGCCTTGCAAATTTATAAGCACTATCTGGACCGGGC comes from uncultured Desulfobacter sp. and encodes:
- the menD gene encoding 2-succinyl-5-enolpyruvyl-6-hydroxy-3-cyclohexene-1-carboxylic-acid synthase, encoding MCSSGTAAVNFAPAVAEAFYQKIPLIVVTADRPAYWIDQLENQCIDQTELYRNFIKQSCSLPLDESDCRLWSAACLINEILNTALSDAPGPVHINFPLEEPLHRTVDAQLPDVKVIEDAQARINLDETALTAVAQELGRADKILVLAGQSPGNAELNRALTLFAEKTGAVVAAEHLANLQIPSGCCCAFPELVLGSISSGDAAVFQPDLLITFGRHFVSKRIRQFLRAYKPHKHIHVDAGGGHMDTYQALTRVCAMSPELFFEQLAGMQIPKASEDYAGIWKTREHEALQIYKHYLDRAPFSDFTACARVLKEVPENSVIHLGNSSTVRYALINPGIKDVTWLGNRGTSGIDGSVSTAVGYASCRSQINTLILGDLSFFYDSNGLWNKYLGKNLRIILLNNGGGNIFSFVEDLAGRTGEHNQTIFQECFFAGHSAKVNGLASAFGLDYLQADSDSKLDKALEKLYNPDRTAPTLLEVFTDAQTNTKVFKGLFSEIKKRITIYGE